The DNA window AAGAAGACCGCGGCGCCCGAGACGGCCGCGCAGAAGGCTGCCGCCGCCAAGAAGGCGACCGCCAAGAAGATCGCCGCCAACAAGGCCGCCGCCGCCCCGGTCGAGGGCGACGCGAACGACCCGGCGGACCTGGACGACGACGTCGAGCCCGACCTCAGCGAGGTCGCCGAGGTGGCGGCCTCGGTCGAGGGCGAGGTCGCCGACGTGGTCGCGGACACCGCCGACGGCGACGAGGAGGAGGGGGCCGAGGGCACCGACAAGCCCGCCGCGCCCACCGTCTCCGGCAAGCCCGCCACCGAGTCCTTCGTCATCACCAACAAGGACGACGACGACCCGGCCCCGACGGTCGTGCAGGCCGGCGCCACCGCCGACCCGGTCAAGGACTACCTCAAGCAGATCGGCAAGGTCGCCCTCCTCAACGCCGAGCAGGAGGTCGAGCTCGCCAAGCGCATCGAGGCCGGCCTGTTCGCCGAGGAGCGGATGACGTCCGAGGGCAGCTCCATCGACCCGCGCGCCAAGCGCGAGCTGTGGTGGATCGCCGAGGACGGGCGCCGGGCCAAGAACCACCTGCTCGAGGCCAACCTCCGCCTCGTCGTCAGCCTGGCCAAGCGCTACACCGGCCGCGGCATGCTGTTCCTGGACCTCATCCAGGAGGGCAACCTCGGTCTCATCCGTGCGGTCGAGAAGTTCGACTACACCAAGGGCTACAAGTTCTCGACCTACGCGACGTGGTGGATCCGCCAGGCCATCACCCGCGCCATGGCCGACCAGGCGCGGACCATCCGCATCCCGGTCCACATGGTCGAGGTCATCAACAAGCTGGCCCGCGTGCAGCGGCAGATGCTCCAGGACCTGGGCCGCGAGCCCACCCCGGAGGAGCTGGCCGTCGAGCTGGACATGACGCCCGAGAAGGTCGTCGAGGTCCAGAAGTACGGCCGTGAGCCCATCTCGCTGCACACCCCCCTGGGCGAGGACGGCGACAGCGAGTTCGGCGACCTCATCGAGGACTCCGAGGCCGTGGTGCCCGCCGACGCGGTGAGCTTCACGCTGCTGCAGGAGCAGCTGCACTCGGTCCTGGACACGCTGTCCGAGCGCGAGGCGGGGGTCGTGAGCATGCGCTTCGGCCTCACCGACGGCCAGCCCAAGACCCTGGACGAGATCGGCAAGGTCTACGGCGTCACGCGCGAGCGGATCCGTCAGATCGAGTCCAAGACCATGTCCAAGCTCCGCCACCCGAGCCGGTCCCAGGTGCTGCGCGACTACCTGGACTGACCCGGCAGCACGTCGAGCAGGCCCGTCACCGACCGGTGGCGGGCCTGCTCGCGTCGGGGCCGGCGGCCGGTGCCACCATGGCCGGGCAGGACCGGGGTCCTGGACGAGGGACCGGAGGTGCACCCGTGCGCAGGACCACGCTCGCCGCCGTCTCCTCCGTGCTGCTCGTCGTCGGGGTGCTCGCCGTACGCGGGGGCAGCGCCGCCGGCCAGGAGGACCTCCGGCCCCTCGTTCGGCCGTCGCAGGAGCCGTCGCTGCAGCAGTCGCAGGAGCCACCGCCCGGGGTGCAGCCCGTCGTCCTGGAGCCGGACGGGCTGCCCTGGGCCAGGCTCGGGTCCGACGGCGCGGGTCTGGCGACGGCAGGTGACCGTGGCCTGGCGGTCGAGGGGCAGCCCGGCGGCTGCGTCCCGGCCTGGTCCCCGACGGTCGACGCGAGCGGCCACCCCTGGGAGAGCACCGTCCGGCTGCTGGGCGGCGAGGTGGTCTCCGTCGTCCTCGGCCGCCCGGACCCCACCAGCGCCGCGCTCCCCGGCCTGCGCACCTGGCTGGGTCCGACGCTCGGCTCGCCGCTGTCGGAGGCCGCAGCCCTGCCGGGGGCACGGACGAGCACCGCCCGGCCGGCCGGGACGGACGGTCCCGTCGTGACGACGGTGCTCGTGCCGGGCGCCGGCGCGGGCGCTCCCGAGGTCGTCCTCTCCGACTCCCCCCGGGGGCGGGCCCACGAGGGCGAGGAGCCGGGCCGGACCACGAGGATCGAGGTGCGCCTGCCGGCCGGGCGCGCCTGCTCGACCGACGCCCCGGCCCCACCGTCGCCGCCCGCCGGCGGTACCGAGCCGCCTGGTCCGCGCTGAGGGCTGCCCGACCGCACCCGCGCGTGGCAGCATGCCCGGCAGGGGGGCGAGGCCTGTGCGCACGAGGACGTGGCTGCCGGCGACGGCGGGGGTGCTGCTGCTCCTCGGCGTGCTCACCGCGCGGGGCGGCACCGCCGCGGACGAGGCCGACCTCCGGCCGCCGGCGGCCGAGGCGTCGCCGGCCCCGTCCGAGCCGGCCGGGCCCGAGGTGACCGTCCTCGAGGCGGACGGCGTCCCGACGGCACGGCTCGGGATGGACGTGCACGAGCTCGCGGACGCCGCCGGCGGGCCGGGGTTCGTCGGTCTGGAGGAGGCCCCGCCGGAGGCCTGCCTGCCGGTCTGGGCGACCGGGCCGGACAGCATGCCCGCCTTCGAGACCAGCGCCTGGGTGAGGGACGGCGAGGTGGTCGCGGTGGTCCTGTCCCGCTGGGACACGACGACGCGCGTGGTGGCGGAGCTCGAGACCTGGCTCGGCCCGACGCTGGGCTCCCCGGTCGCCACGGCCTCCGAGCTGCCCGGCGCCCGCACCACGCTGGAGCGCCCCTTCGGCGCGGCGGGGCCGACGGTCACCGTCGTCCACGTG is part of the Aquipuribacter hungaricus genome and encodes:
- a CDS encoding RNA polymerase sigma factor, whose amino-acid sequence is MNDEGLCVSSEHEKRSLQDLLGHPALADIRERIGRGSAVTAGDLRQVVDDAGVPAGRMKAVMADLVQAGLDMGSIDLRGLVARPTVAAARTRTPAATATIDDGTVATMSTTTTSTTTSTAAAEKPAAKATPRKAAVRKTAAAADGGASDTALAAAAAEDPTVAAPVTVTTVKKAAAKPAAKKTAAKKTAAPETAAQKAAAAKKATAKKIAANKAAAAPVEGDANDPADLDDDVEPDLSEVAEVAASVEGEVADVVADTADGDEEEGAEGTDKPAAPTVSGKPATESFVITNKDDDDPAPTVVQAGATADPVKDYLKQIGKVALLNAEQEVELAKRIEAGLFAEERMTSEGSSIDPRAKRELWWIAEDGRRAKNHLLEANLRLVVSLAKRYTGRGMLFLDLIQEGNLGLIRAVEKFDYTKGYKFSTYATWWIRQAITRAMADQARTIRIPVHMVEVINKLARVQRQMLQDLGREPTPEELAVELDMTPEKVVEVQKYGREPISLHTPLGEDGDSEFGDLIEDSEAVVPADAVSFTLLQEQLHSVLDTLSEREAGVVSMRFGLTDGQPKTLDEIGKVYGVTRERIRQIESKTMSKLRHPSRSQVLRDYLD